From Acidithiobacillus sp., the proteins below share one genomic window:
- a CDS encoding epoxyqueuosine reductase QueH codes for MPKKPATPLQTPDGSRQILLHSCCAPCAGPIMDDIRAADIDFTVLFYNPNIHPQAEYALRKEENIRYAEQLGVPFVDLDYDKDNWFSRVQGLEWEPERGERCTACFDMRFERSALYAAEHGFSVFSSTLGISRWKDMAQINGCGQRAAARHVGLWYWDYNWRKGGGSARMIDIAKREQFYQQEYCGCVYSLRDSNLHRISQGRGKIIRGVKFYGYNESGQGAGAETTTEASGIKSS; via the coding sequence ATGCCCAAAAAACCTGCCACGCCGTTGCAAACTCCCGACGGCAGCCGACAGATCCTGCTGCACTCCTGCTGCGCGCCCTGTGCCGGTCCAATCATGGATGATATCCGCGCGGCTGACATTGATTTCACCGTGCTCTTCTACAATCCCAATATCCATCCCCAGGCCGAGTACGCGTTACGCAAAGAAGAGAACATCCGCTATGCCGAACAACTGGGTGTCCCCTTCGTTGACCTCGACTATGACAAGGATAACTGGTTCAGCCGTGTGCAGGGACTGGAATGGGAACCGGAGCGCGGCGAACGTTGCACCGCCTGTTTTGATATGCGCTTCGAGCGCTCCGCTCTTTATGCCGCCGAACACGGCTTCAGCGTCTTTTCCAGCACCCTCGGCATTTCCCGCTGGAAGGATATGGCCCAGATCAACGGCTGTGGACAACGGGCGGCAGCGCGCCATGTCGGGTTATGGTACTGGGACTACAACTGGCGCAAGGGTGGCGGCAGCGCACGAATGATCGACATCGCCAAGCGCGAGCAGTTTTATCAGCAGGAATACTGCGGCTGCGTGTATTCCCTGCGCGACAGCAATCTGCACCGGATCAGCCAAGGCCGCGGCAAAATCATCCGCGGCGTCAAGTTTTATGGTTACAACGAGAGCGGTCAGGGCGCTGGCGCAGAAACTACTACAGAGGCTTCGGGCATCAAGAGCTCGTAG
- a CDS encoding heterodisulfide reductase-related iron-sulfur binding cluster, giving the protein MSDNSTQQGVAGHGAFFQDTNLSANEAETATAWVRSHVDRRTVDLGERMDDIRDHMWELEKEGEIIVHRINDDHKPIEVDTLFGWKKRVPTNNLWHHKSCGQCGNIPGYPTSLIWFMNNLGIDYLDETDQTSCTAWNYHGSGIGNVESLAAVFLRNFHQAYVSGKQHGFENGHFFPLVHCGTSFGNYKEIRKYLIESAELREKVKKILGKLGRLVDGKIVIPEEVIHYSEWLHVMRNRIASEMQVVDMSNIRVTVHAACHYYKMVQEDAVYDNSVLGGNRTAVGTSVAQALGAQVIDYSTWYDCCGFGFRHIISEREFTRSFSMNRKIKVAREEAKADVMIGIDTGCITTLDKNQWIGKAHDMNYSMPIIADVQLAALACGADPFKIVQLQWHASPCEDLVEKMGISWDKAKADFQEYLKQVEQGNVEYLYNPELATNQNINMKMASA; this is encoded by the coding sequence ATGAGCGACAACAGCACGCAGCAAGGCGTAGCGGGTCACGGTGCCTTTTTTCAGGACACGAATCTTTCGGCGAACGAGGCCGAAACGGCCACGGCCTGGGTGCGCAGCCACGTTGACCGGCGCACGGTGGACCTCGGCGAGCGGATGGACGACATCCGTGATCACATGTGGGAACTGGAGAAGGAAGGCGAGATCATCGTCCACCGCATCAACGATGACCACAAGCCCATTGAAGTAGATACGCTGTTTGGCTGGAAAAAACGTGTTCCTACCAACAACCTCTGGCATCACAAGAGCTGTGGTCAGTGCGGCAACATCCCCGGCTACCCCACCAGTCTGATTTGGTTTATGAACAACCTGGGCATCGACTACCTCGACGAAACCGACCAGACCTCCTGCACCGCCTGGAACTACCACGGCTCCGGCATCGGCAATGTCGAATCCCTCGCCGCCGTTTTCCTGCGCAACTTCCATCAGGCGTACGTCTCCGGCAAGCAGCACGGCTTTGAGAATGGCCACTTCTTTCCCTTGGTGCACTGCGGCACCTCCTTCGGTAACTACAAGGAAATCCGCAAGTACCTGATCGAGTCGGCTGAACTGCGCGAAAAGGTCAAAAAGATCCTGGGCAAACTCGGTCGCCTGGTCGACGGCAAGATTGTCATCCCCGAAGAGGTCATCCACTACAGTGAATGGCTGCACGTTATGCGTAACCGCATTGCCTCGGAGATGCAGGTGGTGGACATGAGCAACATTCGCGTCACCGTCCATGCCGCCTGTCATTACTACAAGATGGTGCAGGAAGACGCCGTGTACGACAACAGCGTACTTGGCGGCAATCGCACAGCGGTCGGCACCTCCGTCGCGCAGGCCCTGGGTGCGCAGGTTATCGACTACTCCACCTGGTACGACTGCTGTGGCTTTGGTTTCCGCCACATCATCTCCGAGCGCGAGTTTACCCGCAGCTTCTCCATGAATCGCAAGATCAAGGTCGCCAGGGAAGAAGCCAAGGCCGACGTGATGATCGGCATCGACACCGGCTGCATCACCACGTTGGACAAAAACCAGTGGATCGGCAAGGCGCACGACATGAATTACTCCATGCCGATCATCGCCGACGTGCAGCTCGCGGCGCTCGCCTGTGGCGCCGATCCCTTCAAGATCGTCCAGTTGCAGTGGCACGCTTCACCCTGTGAAGATCTGGTGGAAAAGATGGGCATCAGCTGGGACAAGGCCAAGGCCGACTTCCAGGAATATCTCAAGCAGGTGGAACAGGGCAATGTGGAATACCTCTACAACCCCGAACTCGCCACCAATCAAAATATCAATATGAAGATGGCTTCCGCCTGA
- the ampD gene encoding 1,6-anhydro-N-acetylmuramyl-L-alanine amidase AmpD, with protein sequence MRVWDPDGWHSHARRAPSPYHDERPANTAVDLLVVHAISLPPEGFGSGDVQRFFMGTLDFSSHPYYDKLRDMRVSAHFFIERDGTLWQHVGVFQRAWHAGVSEWQGRPACNDYSVGVELEGSEGTAFMPVQYHGLAALAIDLRALLPAMGPERMVGHSDVSPGRKWDPGPGFSWPRLAELCKDGGDTASFQV encoded by the coding sequence GTGAGGGTATGGGATCCGGACGGCTGGCACAGCCATGCGCGACGGGCGCCGTCGCCCTACCATGACGAACGTCCGGCGAATACGGCGGTGGACCTACTGGTCGTGCACGCCATCAGCTTGCCGCCTGAGGGCTTTGGCAGCGGTGACGTGCAGCGGTTTTTTATGGGAACCTTGGACTTTAGCAGCCACCCTTACTACGACAAACTGCGCGATATGCGGGTCTCGGCCCACTTTTTCATCGAACGGGACGGCACCTTATGGCAGCATGTCGGGGTTTTTCAGAGGGCCTGGCACGCCGGGGTGTCTGAATGGCAAGGGCGTCCCGCCTGCAATGATTATAGCGTTGGCGTCGAACTGGAGGGTAGTGAAGGCACGGCGTTCATGCCGGTCCAGTATCATGGCCTAGCAGCGTTGGCAATAGATTTGCGGGCGCTCTTGCCGGCCATGGGCCCCGAGCGCATGGTAGGGCATTCGGACGTTTCACCCGGTCGTAAATGGGACCCCGGTCCTGGTTTTTCCTGGCCCCGTCTGGCAGAGCTATGTAAAGATGGCGGAGATACGGCAAGCTTTCAGGTGTGA
- a CDS encoding 1-acyl-sn-glycerol-3-phosphate acyltransferase translates to MIRAIRSSLFYVGFTIWTLVWAIFSLAVALLPLSARVWASRLWARTGIGWLHWSCSLHYRVSGLANIPATPCVIVANHQSALETLLLWCIFPRLSYVLKKELFRIPVIGWGLRLSWPIGIDRDAGKQALVQVIEEGKIRLAAGFHVVIFPEGTRHPCGEVGPFSSTAAGLAIRAQVPLLPIAVNSGCFWPRADWRKRPGIVEVQIGPALAPAGKAAALNQRAQDWITTAVAEMGTGPAAKAL, encoded by the coding sequence GTGATACGCGCCATTCGCAGTAGCTTGTTTTATGTCGGTTTCACGATCTGGACCCTGGTCTGGGCCATATTCAGCCTGGCCGTCGCCCTGTTGCCGCTGTCTGCGCGGGTCTGGGCCAGTCGCTTATGGGCGCGCACTGGCATCGGCTGGCTCCACTGGAGTTGTAGCCTGCATTATCGGGTTTCCGGTCTCGCCAACATTCCCGCCACGCCTTGCGTCATCGTCGCTAATCATCAGTCGGCGCTGGAAACCCTGCTCCTCTGGTGCATCTTCCCACGACTCTCCTACGTACTGAAAAAGGAACTCTTCCGCATCCCGGTGATTGGCTGGGGCTTGCGCCTGTCCTGGCCCATCGGTATCGACCGCGACGCTGGCAAACAGGCCTTGGTGCAAGTAATTGAAGAAGGTAAAATCCGTCTGGCAGCGGGTTTTCATGTGGTGATTTTTCCAGAGGGCACCCGCCACCCCTGCGGCGAGGTCGGCCCTTTCAGCAGCACCGCCGCTGGCTTGGCCATTCGCGCCCAGGTTCCTCTTTTGCCTATTGCCGTGAACAGCGGGTGTTTCTGGCCGCGTGCAGATTGGCGCAAACGGCCAGGAATAGTCGAGGTGCAGATCGGCCCCGCACTGGCCCCCGCAGGTAAAGCCGCTGCCCTTAACCAGCGAGCGCAAGACTGGATTACAACGGCGGTTGCAGAGATGGGGACAGGGCCTGCTGCAAAAGCGCTTTAA
- a CDS encoding RimK family alpha-L-glutamate ligase produces the protein MSDAPRIAILSRQAKLYSTRRLMDAVAAAGAEPVLLQPEQCLLMLNNIQTQLYYGSSLLAPCVAVIPRVGGPITRLGSRLLRYFAGVGSYCLNSAGALELSRDKFASLQSLVAAGVAVPQTAYFTQVGQRDLAMSALGTPLVHKLLGGSQGVGVSLADTPVAARGMLDTFLHLQHEAMVQRFLPGRQDFRVIVLFGEVIAAMRREASAEDFRSNLHCGGRASVMPDLPKDFAAIACRSAAALGLGFAGVDIMLAEDQRPLVLEVNPVPSLEGIEGVTGQDIAGTLVKALLQQALSPSLQPPL, from the coding sequence ATGAGTGACGCGCCGCGTATTGCAATCCTTTCTCGCCAAGCGAAACTCTATTCGACCCGCCGTCTGATGGATGCGGTTGCCGCAGCGGGCGCTGAACCAGTATTGCTCCAGCCTGAGCAGTGTTTGTTGATGCTGAATAATATCCAGACCCAGCTTTACTATGGGTCCTCTCTGCTGGCGCCTTGCGTGGCGGTCATTCCGCGGGTGGGTGGTCCGATCACGCGTCTCGGGTCACGCCTGCTGCGTTACTTTGCTGGGGTAGGGAGCTATTGTCTCAATAGTGCGGGGGCGCTGGAGTTGTCCCGCGACAAGTTCGCTTCCTTGCAGTCCCTGGTCGCGGCTGGCGTCGCCGTGCCGCAAACCGCTTACTTCACCCAGGTAGGGCAGCGTGATCTGGCGATGTCGGCTTTGGGGACGCCGTTGGTGCACAAGTTGCTCGGTGGTTCGCAGGGGGTGGGAGTCAGTTTAGCGGATACGCCTGTCGCCGCACGGGGAATGCTGGACACATTCCTCCATTTGCAACATGAAGCGATGGTCCAGCGCTTTCTTCCAGGACGTCAGGATTTTCGGGTAATCGTCCTCTTCGGCGAGGTGATTGCGGCTATGCGCAGGGAGGCTTCTGCTGAGGATTTTCGTAGCAACCTGCACTGCGGGGGGCGAGCATCAGTAATGCCGGATCTGCCGAAGGATTTTGCCGCCATTGCATGCCGGTCGGCGGCCGCACTGGGTCTGGGTTTTGCCGGGGTGGATATCATGTTGGCCGAAGATCAGCGGCCCTTGGTGCTGGAGGTGAACCCCGTCCCTAGCCTGGAAGGCATCGAAGGAGTTACCGGCCAGGATATTGCAGGTACTTTGGTTAAAGCGCTTTTGCAGCAGGCCCTGTCCCCATCTCTGCAACCGCCGTTGTAA
- a CDS encoding co-chaperone YbbN: METVSELGFWQRMANTPGEVILFFSSAGCHSCRIWRKLLGDFESTHDGVAVWEVDAGVDMGITQEFNVYHLPALFLFRDGQYQRPIQVEARVHALDRWLRDHAQLPAEEMP; encoded by the coding sequence ATGGAAACGGTATCGGAGCTGGGCTTTTGGCAGCGGATGGCGAATACCCCGGGTGAAGTCATTCTGTTTTTCAGCTCGGCGGGTTGTCATTCCTGCCGGATCTGGCGCAAGTTGCTCGGTGATTTCGAGTCTACCCATGACGGAGTGGCAGTGTGGGAGGTGGATGCGGGTGTGGACATGGGGATCACCCAGGAATTCAATGTATACCATCTGCCGGCGTTGTTTTTGTTTCGGGATGGGCAGTACCAGCGTCCCATACAGGTAGAGGCGCGGGTTCATGCCCTGGATCGCTGGCTGCGTGACCACGCGCAGCTGCCTGCGGAGGAGATGCCGTGA